One Puniceicoccaceae bacterium DNA segment encodes these proteins:
- the ctaD gene encoding cytochrome c oxidase subunit I translates to MADSYASHAEAHTLQPTRSLLGLKRPDHSTGLVDWLTTVDHKKIGILYAVFGLFFFLIGGIEVLVLRLQLSGPELKLISAQTYNQLFMMHGTTMIFLAVMPLISGFFNYIMPLQIGARDVAFPRLNAFSLWVFVAGAIVLNISWLFQILQVSGLFSPEGGTDVVPAVGWFGYAPLSTGQYSGIGADFWIFGLQILGVASIASSLNFIVTILNMRAPGLTMMRLPVFTWMTLVTSMLVIFAFPALTIGLLELMFDRLFGTSFFRVDSGGQPILWQHLFWIFGHPEVYILVLPAMGVISEILPTFSRKPLFGYPIIVFSGAVIGFLGFAVWSHHMFTTGLGEVATAAFSLLTMAIAVPTGVKIFNWIGTLWGGRIKFTVPMVYGIGFIWMFMMGGFSGIMHAAAPADAQQQDTYFVVAHFHYVIIGGIVMAMFGGIYYWLPKVTGKMWSGSLGYWAVGFVVFGLNLAFFPMHYLGLLGMPRRTHTYLEASGFGPLNLVVTIGAFVLAFGILLVVIDIIKTIRGKHLAGNDPWDARTLEWITTSPPKVYNFDATPIVKCRDAFWYAKHGDARYRLDYVDDHGHGVHMPSQSWFPLMMGVGMCIMGVSLSLKAGGVPLMGYVGIAGICIVALGNYLWLFEGPGGYHLHPEPDESDASDESSTGTANP, encoded by the coding sequence ATGGCTGATTCCTACGCATCCCACGCCGAAGCTCACACCCTGCAACCCACCCGCAGTCTGCTCGGATTGAAACGACCCGACCACAGCACCGGCTTGGTCGACTGGCTGACCACGGTGGATCACAAGAAGATCGGTATCCTTTATGCCGTTTTCGGACTGTTCTTTTTTCTGATTGGTGGCATTGAAGTACTCGTTCTGCGCCTGCAGTTGTCGGGTCCAGAGCTGAAGCTGATTTCTGCGCAAACCTACAATCAGCTCTTCATGATGCATGGCACCACCATGATCTTTCTGGCCGTGATGCCGCTGATCTCAGGATTTTTCAACTACATCATGCCGCTGCAGATTGGTGCGAGGGATGTGGCATTCCCCCGACTGAATGCGTTCAGCCTGTGGGTCTTTGTGGCGGGTGCCATTGTGCTCAACATCAGCTGGCTGTTTCAGATCCTGCAAGTATCCGGGCTGTTCAGTCCAGAGGGCGGCACGGACGTTGTTCCAGCCGTAGGCTGGTTTGGTTACGCTCCATTGAGCACAGGGCAGTACAGCGGTATCGGTGCCGATTTCTGGATCTTTGGACTACAGATTCTGGGTGTGGCTTCGATCGCCTCGTCGCTCAACTTTATTGTAACCATTCTCAACATGCGGGCACCGGGACTGACGATGATGCGCCTTCCGGTCTTCACCTGGATGACGCTGGTCACCTCCATGCTGGTGATTTTTGCCTTCCCTGCATTGACCATTGGATTGCTCGAACTGATGTTCGACCGCTTGTTTGGTACCAGCTTTTTCCGGGTGGATTCCGGAGGACAACCCATCCTTTGGCAGCACCTGTTCTGGATCTTCGGGCATCCAGAGGTTTACATTCTGGTACTGCCGGCCATGGGGGTGATTTCAGAGATTCTGCCCACGTTTTCCCGCAAGCCGCTCTTTGGCTATCCGATCATTGTCTTCTCGGGAGCCGTCATCGGATTCCTGGGCTTTGCCGTATGGAGCCATCACATGTTCACGACGGGACTGGGCGAAGTGGCGACCGCTGCCTTTTCGCTTCTCACCATGGCAATTGCAGTGCCTACGGGAGTTAAAATTTTCAACTGGATCGGAACCCTATGGGGCGGACGCATCAAGTTCACGGTACCCATGGTGTATGGCATTGGTTTCATCTGGATGTTCATGATGGGCGGCTTCAGCGGCATCATGCACGCGGCAGCACCCGCTGATGCACAGCAGCAGGATACCTACTTTGTCGTGGCACACTTTCATTATGTGATCATTGGCGGCATCGTTATGGCGATGTTTGGAGGCATTTATTACTGGTTGCCAAAAGTAACCGGGAAAATGTGGAGTGGCTCGCTCGGATACTGGGCGGTAGGATTTGTGGTTTTTGGCCTCAATCTGGCCTTTTTCCCGATGCACTACCTGGGCCTGCTGGGCATGCCGCGCCGCACGCACACCTACCTGGAGGCCAGTGGATTTGGTCCTCTCAACCTTGTGGTCACCATTGGCGCTTTTGTTCTGGCATTTGGCATCCTGCTGGTGGTCATTGACATTATCAAAACGATCCGGGGTAAACACCTTGCGGGCAACGATCCCTGGGATGCGCGGACCCTGGAGTGGATCACCACATCTCCGCCGAAGGTCTATAATTTTGACGCCACCCCGATTGTGAAGTGCCGTGATGCATTTTGGTATGCCAAACACGGTGATGCACGTTATCGCCTCGACTATGTGGATGACCATGGACACGGCGTTCACATGCCCAGTCAATCGTGGTTCCCTCTGATGATGGGGGTGGGCATGTGCATCATGGGCGTGTCGCTTTCGTTGAAAGCAGGAGGAGTGCCGCTAATGGGGTATGTGGGAATTGCGGGCATCTGCATTGTGGCCCTTGGCAACTACCTCTGGCTCTTTGAAGGTCCTGGCGGGTATCATTTGCATCCTGAACCGG
- the coxB gene encoding cytochrome c oxidase subunit II, whose translation MTQFITRMFRLLPLMGVLFLAGCDYQSRQSTFDPKGPLAKEQLDLFYITLWVVLFLFVTVGSALLYAVIRFRERKTDDPNFKPKQSHGNPAVELGLILGSIVMLVIIAIPTLQGIRFMHRMPVDEASQLASYYDGTLSEGAESDVLLVYVYGWQWWWSFEYPQLGITTANELVIPVGKVVQLELRSKDVIHSFWLPKLAGKVDTIPGRTNAMWIQADEAGHYYGQCAEFCGESHAYMLFRADALETEDFNAWAKQHREGAAHPDGSESWDQFRTDLAAYRGGANVFDGDDLLEGAALFYTKGQCNTCHAVQGSNLALGAVAPDLTHVGSRKSLAAGWLDNRASDEGEIDPDIQLQNLIDWVGHSQDIKPGNLMHKGTSGMMGLNQIELSEDEVRKIALYLQSLK comes from the coding sequence ATGACTCAGTTTATCACACGGATGTTTCGGCTGCTTCCCCTGATGGGGGTTTTGTTTTTGGCAGGTTGTGATTATCAGTCCAGGCAGTCGACCTTCGACCCCAAGGGACCTTTGGCAAAAGAACAGCTGGACCTGTTCTACATCACGCTCTGGGTCGTGCTGTTCCTTTTCGTGACTGTGGGAAGCGCATTGTTGTATGCAGTGATCCGTTTCCGCGAGCGCAAGACGGATGATCCCAACTTCAAGCCGAAACAGTCGCATGGTAATCCCGCAGTGGAACTGGGGCTGATCCTGGGGTCGATTGTCATGCTGGTGATCATCGCCATCCCCACCTTGCAGGGCATTCGTTTCATGCACCGCATGCCTGTCGATGAGGCCAGCCAACTGGCAAGTTATTACGACGGGACACTTTCAGAAGGTGCCGAATCCGATGTTCTGTTGGTCTACGTTTATGGCTGGCAGTGGTGGTGGTCCTTTGAATACCCGCAACTGGGCATCACCACCGCCAATGAGTTGGTGATTCCGGTGGGCAAGGTGGTTCAGCTGGAGCTTCGTTCGAAGGATGTCATCCACTCCTTTTGGCTGCCCAAGCTTGCGGGCAAGGTGGATACGATTCCTGGCCGCACCAACGCCATGTGGATCCAGGCTGATGAAGCGGGTCATTATTATGGGCAGTGTGCGGAATTTTGCGGAGAATCCCATGCTTACATGCTCTTTCGTGCCGATGCTTTGGAGACCGAGGACTTCAACGCATGGGCGAAACAACACCGCGAGGGAGCGGCACATCCGGACGGCAGCGAGAGCTGGGATCAGTTTCGCACAGATCTCGCCGCCTATCGCGGTGGTGCAAATGTATTTGACGGAGACGATCTGCTTGAAGGTGCGGCACTCTTCTATACCAAGGGCCAGTGCAATACCTGCCATGCGGTCCAGGGATCAAATCTGGCACTCGGAGCGGTGGCCCCCGATCTCACCCATGTCGGGAGTCGCAAGAGTCTGGCTGCCGGATGGTTGGACAACCGTGCTTCGGATGAAGGAGAGATTGATCCGGACATCCAGTTGCAGAATCTCATCGACTGGGTAGGACACTCTCAAGACATCAAGCCCGGAAACCTGATGCATAAAGGCACGAGCGGGATGATGGGTCTCAACCAGATTGAACTCTCGGAGGACGAAGTGCGTAAGATCGCGCTGTATTTGCAGTCCCTGAAATAA
- a CDS encoding adenosine kinase: protein MNWEQRSMDVYALGNALVDILASVDDAFVEKLGFAKGSMNLVDTAKRTEILKLLQGQPLERKSGGSAANSMIAITQSGGNGIFAGKVAQDAEGQFFRHDLRDGGVTYDVAPGDPGIDPTGTSIILTTPDAERTMCTHLGISIALDAPDVVESQIAQCKLCYIEGYLWSGPSTRAAALRTMQLARKVGTRVSFTFSDSFLVQAFADSFRSEVLPHCDIVFCNRDEALQFTGASNLSDAVRSIGEQVPMAFVTDGAHGAWIAHAGAVTTVAGYPAVAIDTVGAGDAFAGGVLYALARGAQPEMAARWGNALASKVVEVRGPRLQSLPEELKQTVGFDL from the coding sequence ATGAATTGGGAACAACGAAGCATGGATGTGTATGCACTCGGCAATGCACTGGTCGATATACTGGCGTCGGTGGACGATGCATTTGTGGAAAAGCTAGGCTTTGCCAAGGGTTCCATGAATCTCGTAGACACGGCAAAACGCACGGAAATCCTCAAACTGCTTCAGGGTCAGCCGCTTGAGCGAAAGAGCGGAGGGTCAGCCGCAAATTCGATGATTGCCATCACTCAGAGCGGTGGAAACGGCATCTTTGCGGGCAAGGTGGCGCAGGATGCCGAGGGTCAATTTTTCAGGCATGATTTGCGCGACGGAGGAGTGACATATGACGTCGCACCAGGGGACCCCGGTATCGATCCGACGGGCACGAGCATTATTCTGACCACTCCAGACGCCGAGCGCACAATGTGCACTCACCTCGGGATTTCCATCGCACTGGACGCTCCGGATGTGGTCGAATCTCAGATTGCCCAGTGCAAGCTCTGCTACATTGAGGGCTATCTCTGGTCGGGTCCCAGCACGCGGGCAGCGGCGCTCCGCACCATGCAGCTGGCGCGCAAAGTCGGCACGCGCGTGAGTTTCACCTTTTCCGATTCCTTTCTGGTGCAGGCCTTTGCGGATTCGTTTCGATCAGAGGTGCTGCCACACTGTGACATCGTATTCTGTAATCGTGACGAAGCCCTGCAATTTACGGGTGCGAGCAATCTGTCCGATGCGGTGCGTTCCATTGGGGAACAGGTGCCCATGGCATTTGTCACGGATGGTGCGCATGGAGCCTGGATTGCCCATGCAGGTGCAGTGACAACGGTTGCCGGCTATCCTGCAGTGGCAATCGACACCGTCGGAGCGGGGGATGCCTTTGCCGGAGGGGTGCTTTATGCGCTTGCCCGCGGGGCACAGCCGGAAATGGCCGCACGTTGGGGAAACGCACTGGCCAGCAAGGTTGTGGAAGTCCGCGGTCCGCGATTGCAAAGCCTGCCTGAAGAGTTGAAGCAGACGGTCGGATTCGACCTCTAG
- a CDS encoding DUF420 domain-containing protein: protein MIALPELNALLNATATVLILAGLVAISRGATTVHRNLMSGAFGVSVLFLISYVTHRIRQQGIHTPFEGLGYWRTVYYCMLATHVVLAMMVPFLAIRTILLALRGQFEKHRFWARITYPIWLYVSVTGVLVYFFLYQWFGSAG, encoded by the coding sequence ATGATTGCCTTGCCCGAACTCAATGCCCTGCTCAATGCCACTGCCACGGTTTTGATTCTGGCGGGACTGGTGGCAATTTCCAGAGGTGCAACGACAGTACACCGCAATCTCATGTCAGGTGCCTTTGGGGTGTCGGTGCTCTTCCTCATCAGCTACGTCACGCATCGCATCCGACAACAGGGAATACACACTCCGTTTGAGGGACTGGGGTACTGGCGTACCGTCTACTATTGCATGCTCGCAACGCATGTGGTGCTGGCGATGATGGTTCCGTTTTTGGCGATTCGCACCATTTTGCTCGCCCTGCGAGGCCAGTTTGAGAAGCATCGCTTCTGGGCACGGATTACCTACCCGATCTGGCTGTACGTATCCGTCACGGGAGTATTGGTTTATTTTTTTCTGTATCAGTGGTTTGGCAGTGCCGGATGA
- the cyoE gene encoding heme o synthase, whose protein sequence is MSVEWMAKARAFNALTKPRLSALSVITGMVGYAVAPSGFEWKTCIGLALGMSLAAGSAAALNQWMEHKRDALMERTCHRPIPSGEIGAGTALLFGLGIGVVGLLILQWLTNTLAMTLTLATLVSYLAVYTPSKSITPWCTAIGTIPGALPPMIGWAASEGTLAVAAWLLFGLMVAWQIPHFMAIAWTYREDYAKASLPMISVVDGTGRSAAVQSTVFTVLLIFSALGFVWFDVATWVFGAASLLLGFWMLWLCLQFLLRTERSLWAKRLFFFTLIYLPIAFGLLVIDVNFL, encoded by the coding sequence ATGTCAGTTGAATGGATGGCCAAGGCACGTGCCTTCAATGCGCTGACCAAACCCCGTCTGAGTGCGCTTTCGGTCATCACAGGCATGGTGGGGTATGCGGTTGCTCCATCCGGATTTGAGTGGAAGACCTGCATCGGCCTTGCACTGGGCATGAGTCTCGCTGCGGGTTCCGCCGCAGCACTCAATCAATGGATGGAACACAAGCGCGATGCGCTGATGGAAAGAACCTGTCACCGACCCATCCCATCCGGAGAGATCGGAGCCGGAACCGCATTGCTCTTCGGACTGGGAATCGGTGTGGTGGGTTTGTTGATTCTGCAGTGGCTCACAAATACCCTGGCCATGACCCTGACGCTTGCAACGCTGGTGAGTTACCTTGCCGTTTATACGCCATCCAAATCCATTACCCCATGGTGCACGGCGATCGGCACCATCCCCGGTGCACTGCCGCCAATGATCGGCTGGGCAGCTTCTGAAGGAACGCTTGCAGTAGCGGCGTGGTTGCTTTTCGGGCTGATGGTTGCATGGCAGATCCCGCATTTCATGGCCATCGCCTGGACCTACCGTGAAGACTATGCCAAAGCATCGCTCCCCATGATTTCAGTTGTGGATGGCACGGGTCGGTCTGCTGCCGTGCAGTCGACCGTGTTTACCGTGTTGCTGATTTTCAGTGCACTGGGATTTGTATGGTTTGACGTGGCGACTTGGGTTTTTGGTGCAGCATCGCTGCTTCTGGGTTTCTGGATGTTATGGCTGTGCCTGCAGTTTCTGCTGCGAACGGAGCGCTCGCTCTGGGCAAAGCGACTTTTTTTCTTTACCTTGATTTACCTTCCCATTGCCTTTGGGCTGCTGGTGATAGATGTGAATTTCCTATGA
- a CDS encoding COX15/CtaA family protein gives MRLSRNSTYKPLLFWFSLFALCWMTLLLYAGGFTTSIEAGMAFLDWPLSNGSLNPEGWTQSADQLAEHSHRLLGMKMGLLSIALWVLCMLFESRRPVRRIAALLVGIIVLQGLIGGLRVLLDQQNLETDGNAIAQVFLILHAVGAQVTLCTMVTLVVWLSKTWIEGSSHPSGVLQDPLRRWSTFALGALGVQLLLGAFLRHFKATGVFGDNFPLLTDTWMGLSSLVPSVWHLQSAVHFFHRAWAMVVCIALLRFFGLAWKSCAKQHCRRFWLMVGTLLLALQIFLGALVVWTLRNPYAATLHTLVGAGILAVTWGLSLGVHRKVSEKGVAHVS, from the coding sequence ATGCGATTGTCACGAAATTCCACCTACAAGCCACTGCTCTTCTGGTTTTCTCTGTTTGCGCTTTGTTGGATGACCCTGCTGCTCTATGCGGGCGGGTTCACGACCAGTATTGAAGCGGGCATGGCCTTTCTCGACTGGCCGCTCTCCAACGGATCGCTCAACCCCGAAGGCTGGACCCAGTCGGCGGACCAACTCGCCGAGCATTCCCACCGCTTGCTTGGCATGAAGATGGGGTTGCTCAGTATCGCATTGTGGGTGTTGTGCATGCTGTTTGAATCCCGACGCCCCGTTCGTCGAATTGCGGCACTGCTGGTTGGCATCATTGTGCTTCAGGGCCTGATCGGTGGATTACGTGTGCTGTTGGATCAGCAGAATCTGGAGACAGATGGCAATGCGATTGCACAGGTTTTTCTCATTCTGCATGCGGTGGGTGCGCAGGTAACACTCTGCACCATGGTGACACTGGTGGTATGGCTTTCCAAAACCTGGATTGAAGGATCAAGTCATCCGTCAGGCGTTCTGCAAGACCCGCTTCGGCGGTGGTCAACCTTTGCGCTGGGTGCGCTGGGCGTGCAGTTGTTGTTGGGTGCATTTTTGCGACACTTCAAAGCGACGGGAGTGTTTGGCGACAACTTTCCTCTGCTCACGGATACGTGGATGGGCTTGTCGAGCCTGGTTCCGTCTGTGTGGCACCTACAGAGTGCGGTACATTTTTTTCACCGGGCGTGGGCAATGGTTGTCTGCATCGCACTGCTTCGCTTTTTTGGACTCGCTTGGAAAAGCTGCGCAAAACAACACTGCCGACGGTTTTGGCTGATGGTGGGTACCCTGCTGCTGGCACTTCAGATCTTCCTGGGTGCACTGGTGGTTTGGACGCTGCGCAATCCCTATGCGGCGACACTGCATACCCTTGTGGGGGCGGGAATCCTTGCTGTCACCTGGGGGTTGAGTCTAGGGGTGCATCGCAAGGTTTCAGAAAAAGGAGTGGCGCATGTCAGTTGA
- a CDS encoding SCO family protein — protein sequence MKLVKFLFPIALALSTVTSALAQIEFIEATVQSVDQEARTFTIDVIERKEGGRIEGPLVARVSPGDMELQYQGRRVRGELGQSDGRYLLEFIWPVEPEQQRIMDAVNLQLQKDTATRQRRQFRKEGDYGINFSMFNEQGDIIQWKQFLGQWVVLNFIFTRCSVQEMCPAQTARMIDLQRRAAGEGIEDLQLVSVTFDPEYDTPGILYDYGVTRGADLNNFSFLTGPQSVMLNVLKQYGVIAFESENIIDHTVTTLLFDPTGKIVLRKDGTRWTVDQFIDHIHKAKLGRAAQPSPDAAQPTSPPEVVLDAAQQQPVSDPEMSMVPVLLSALVALLAIAAGVILYSRRSESKHAD from the coding sequence ATGAAACTCGTCAAATTCCTGTTTCCCATCGCACTTGCACTGAGCACAGTCACGTCCGCTCTTGCACAGATCGAGTTCATCGAAGCAACGGTTCAGTCCGTGGACCAGGAAGCGCGCACCTTCACGATCGATGTGATCGAGCGAAAGGAGGGAGGGAGGATTGAAGGCCCTCTTGTCGCCCGGGTATCCCCTGGGGATATGGAATTGCAATATCAGGGACGGCGCGTTCGTGGGGAATTGGGTCAAAGCGATGGTCGCTACCTGCTCGAATTCATCTGGCCCGTCGAACCCGAGCAGCAGCGCATCATGGATGCAGTCAATTTGCAGCTGCAGAAAGATACCGCAACCCGTCAGCGACGCCAGTTTCGCAAGGAGGGTGACTACGGCATCAATTTTTCCATGTTCAATGAGCAGGGCGATATTATCCAGTGGAAACAGTTCCTGGGGCAGTGGGTCGTGCTCAACTTCATTTTCACGCGCTGCAGCGTTCAGGAGATGTGCCCGGCACAGACCGCACGCATGATTGACCTGCAACGCAGGGCCGCAGGTGAGGGCATTGAAGACTTGCAACTCGTCAGCGTCACCTTCGACCCGGAATATGACACACCCGGCATCCTCTACGACTATGGAGTTACGCGCGGAGCCGACCTCAACAACTTCAGCTTTCTCACGGGTCCGCAATCTGTGATGCTCAACGTGCTGAAGCAATACGGCGTGATCGCATTTGAAAGTGAAAACATCATCGATCACACCGTCACCACCCTGTTGTTTGACCCTACTGGCAAGATCGTGCTGCGCAAGGATGGCACGCGCTGGACCGTGGATCAGTTCATCGATCACATCCACAAGGCAAAGCTGGGCAGAGCGGCACAACCCTCGCCTGATGCAGCGCAACCCACTTCGCCGCCGGAGGTCGTGCTCGATGCGGCCCAGCAACAACCCGTATCGGACCCGGAGATGTCGATGGTTCCAGTTCTGCTTTCGGCACTGGTTGCCTTGCTTGCAATCGCAGCAGGGGTGATACTGTATTCCCGGAGATCCGAGTCAAAACATGCAGACTGA